A single window of Zea mays cultivar B73 chromosome 10, Zm-B73-REFERENCE-NAM-5.0, whole genome shotgun sequence DNA harbors:
- the LOC103642327 gene encoding uncharacterized protein: protein MHGSRGGLDTDLVACVVVALLQVGHVDAPWKAADTGPRGNERTVNLFHAEARQIFKDSCSVQIYSIQACIPKDTAILWNHEFVHAEEIFNQPFDYENCLRDNRFCGVLNSFVKRTSNGKHVSSLPPKPLNSAAVVARSKPSVTPKEQFVTARRQDLPVSSKQGAGTKSEKDNSTILDKVGNGPVVKEQSVDTYASKSKAQNGKAMPSNGGSLANMWGRASAKPMPPSTTNSTAVASVAATADAQICAKEEADGNSSDDEHGIKYKRGSTNANNRKRRVVFDYSDDEEDE, encoded by the exons ATGCACGGAAGCCGTGGCGGCCTCGACACGGATCTAGTTGCATGTGTCGTCGTCGCGCTTCTTCAGGTTGGGCACGTCGATGCCCCTTGGAAAGCGGCGGACACCGGGCCCCGGGGGAACGAGAGGACGG TTAATCTGTTCCATGCAGAAGCAAGGCAAATTTTCAAAGATTCTTGTTCGGTTCAGATCTACAGTATCCAGGCCTGTATTCCAAAAGATACAGCTATACTTTGGAATCATGAATTTGTGCATGCAGAGGAGATTTTCAACCAGCCTTTTGACTATGAGAACTGTTTGAGAGATAATAG GTTTTGTGGTGTTTTGAATTCTTTTGTCAAGCGAACATCCAATGGAAAGCATGTGAGTTCATTGCCACCAAAGCCCTTGAATAGTGCTGCAGTCGTCGCGCGGTCTAAGCCTAGTGTTACTCCAAAGGAGCAGTTTGTTACTGCTCGGCGGCAAGATTTGCCTGTAAGTTCAAAGCAGGGAGCAGGCACTAAGTCTGAGAAGGATAATTCCACAATATTAGATAAGGTTGGCAATGGTCCTGTTGTCAAAGAACAATCAGTTGATACCTATGCAAGCAAAAGTAAAGCTCAAAATGGAAAGGCCATGCCTAGTAATGGTGGATCGCTGGCTAACATGTGGGGCCGTGCATCAGCAAAACCTATGCCTCCAAGTACCACTAATTCTACAGCTGTAGCAAGTGTTGCAG CTACTGCTGATGCACAAATTTGTGCGAAGGAAGAAGCAGATGGAAATAGCAGCGATGATGAACATGGGATAAAGTACAAGAGGGGATCCACTAATGCAAATAACAGAAAGAGAAGAGTGGTATTTGATTattcagatgatgaggaagatgaGTAG